The following nucleotide sequence is from Nitratidesulfovibrio termitidis HI1.
CTCAGCGCGGGCGCCGACGGCTACGTGCTGAAAAACGTTTCCAGCGACATCCTGGTGCAGGCCATGGAAACGGTGCTTTCCGGACGCCGGTACATCAGCCCCGAAATATCCGAACTGCTCATCGAAGACTTTCTGCGCCACGGTCGCCGCGAAAGCGGATCGCTGCTGGACCTGTTGAGCGACCGCGAAAAGCAGGTGCTGAAGCTGGTGGCCGAAGGCCACGGCAACAAGATGATTGCCGACAAACTGTGCATCAGCCACAAGACCGTGGAAAAGCACAAGGCCAACCTCAAGCGCAAGCTGGGCGCCGACAGCACGGCGGAACTGGTCAGCTTCGCCATCGAGCACGGGCTGACGGTCACGCCATAACCCGAAGGCGCGCCGCCCACGGCACGGCCTGGCCGACCAGCCCAGAATAGTTGCAAAACGACGGGCCGGACTCCATTGCGAGTCCGGCCCGTCGATGCGTTTACGGCGGAAAGAATGTTGCAGAGGGCCAGTCCCGACGCGCGCCCCCTGCGTGCTCGTCAGGAGGACAGGCCGTGCGGATCGGGCGTTGCGCCTCCAGCGGCCAGTCCCGACTGGCCTGCTAACTCGACTTGCCTGAGTGGCCTGACTGACCTGACTGGCCTGACTGGCCTGACTGACCTGACTGGCCTGATTGCCCCGGCATGTCGGGCAATTCAGGCAGGGCAGGCAGGCCTAAGATGGCTGACAGGGCTGACAGGGCGGCCCGCAGCCACGCCAGGGCGTCGGCCGAGGCGGAAATGTCGGAGGACCGGGCGGCGCATTCCAGCGCCGCCGCGCAGGCGGCCCATTCCGGCATGGCGTAGTTGCCCGCCATGCCGCGCACGGTATGCGCCACGCGGGCCAGCAACGTCATGTCCTGCGCATCCAGCGCATCGTCCGCCTGGCCGATGAGCGCCTGCGCCGTACGCCACACGCCGGGCAGCAGCGGACGCAGCATCTCCGGCATGGCCGCGACCAGGGCCTCCCCGGAAAGCCGCTGTCCCGGCGGCACGCCGGGTTCGGCCACCCGGCGCAACTGGCCGCACCGCGCCAGCGCCAGCGCCACGTCGGCAAGATCCACATATCCGGATGCGAGGGCGGAGCCCGAAGTTTCGGCGCCATGGGGCTGGACAGCCGCCGGGGCACCCTCCTCGCCGTCCACGTCGCGGGGGCGCACCACCGCCACCGGGGCGTCCTCCCAGCCGGAAGGCACGGCGGCGCCTGCCCCGGCAAGCTGCATCACCAGGCGCGGAGGCGGCGCGGGCATGCCCGTGGCGCCAGATGCGGCAAGCGCCTCTGGCGCATCCTTCGGGCTTCCGGCGTGCAGCCGCGCCCCCGGCAGCAGCAGGACCACCTGCGCCGCCAGGGCCTCGCGCACGGGTGAACGCCCGTCGCACACAAGCACATGGGGGTGCCCCGTGTCCGTTCCAGGCACTGCCGCGTCGGCATGCGCCTGGTCCGGCTGTTTCCGTCGATTCGGAGACGGCGTGGCGCCGCCCTCCCTGGCCTTGGGCATCGTGTTTCCTCTCCCCCCGGTGGACGGAACGGCGCTGCGTTCCTGTCCGATGTCTGCTCCGGTGCTATCGGCAGGCATGACGCTTTGCCTTAGCCCCAACCCGACACGCAAGTATTTTTCCGCGCCCGGCAACGGCATTCGTGGCAAGGAAGGACGATGCGCCCAGGATTCGCAAGGTTTTTGAAAAAAACGCTTGCCAACCGCACGGCGTTTGGCTAGAAGACCCTCCTGCGCCGAAGTGGTGGAATTGGTAGACACGCTAGGTTCAGGGTCTAGTGGGGGTTCCCCCGTGGGAGTTCGACTCTCCCCTTCGGCACCATCGACGGTAAAGGTCCCGGCATTCGCCGGGACCTTTCTGCGTTCTGGGCCCTGCCCCCGCCATCACATTCCCGCCCTTTCGCTCCACACCCCGGCCAATCCCGCCAGCCTGCCCGTGCCCGCCCCGCCATCCGCCTTCATACCCAGCATCCCCCATTCCCCCCCCCACTGCCCCCCATATATTCCCCATACGCGCCCCAGGCGGGCCCGCATGCCGTTACATTTTCTCTAACCTCGTTGCTGCAAACGAAAAAATCGTGCATGCAGCAGGGATATTCCATTCCTGATGGTGCAACCTTTGGGGGGGAGTGCCATGCCATTTCCAACGGATCGCCAGCCATTGCGTTCCGCCGTCATGTTGCTGCGCGGTGGCGTGGGGCTTGGAGTTACCATCGCCTGCGTGTGGTACCTCATGCGGGCGGGCCTGCTGCGCGCGCATCTTCCGCAGGCTCTGGCCCTGCCGGAAAGCTCCGGCGAATGGGTGATGCCCATGGCCATCGCCACCATGCTGGCGTGCGCCCGTTGCGTGGCACTGCTGCCGCATGCCGTGCGCCTTTCGCGGGTGCATGACGCGGCGCTGGCGGCCCTGTGGCTGCCGCTTTTGGGTATGGCGCCGGGAATCGGCCTGCACGGCACGGCCATCGAGGTGGTTACAGGCACCTTGGCCGTGGCGGGCGCCGTCCTGCTCTTCCATGGCTGGGGCGTGCGGCTGGCCGCCCTGTCCGGCCTGGACGCCGCACTGTGCTTCGCCATGGCCACCTTCGTTGCGGAATCGGTGCTGGCCGTGTCCCTTTCCGGCCTTGACGACACGACCACCTGGCTGGTGCTGGGCGCGGGGTTGCCCGTGCTTTCCCGGTTGCTGCTCGGCAACATCACCCTGCCGGAATCCACCGACGACAGGGAGCCCGCCCCGTTGCGCCCCCTGCCCGCCGCACTGCTGGCGGCGTTGTTCCTGGCCAGCGCGGCGTGCGGCCTGTTCTACCAGTTGCTGGAGCAACTGCCCCCGGAAAACGACGCCACGGTCATGGCCTCCAGCGTGGTGTTCTGCGGGGTGGCCCTCTGTGCTGCCATCCTGCTGCGCATCTATCCTTCGCTGGCCCCGCGCCACCTGTTCCGCCTGGCCCTGCCGCTGCTGGGGCTGGGGTTTGCCACGCTGATGCTGCTGGGCCAGCGCATGCCCCGCGTGCCCATGTTCATCCAGCTTTCCGGCAGCGCCCTGCTGGACGTATTCATGTATTCGTCGCTGCTGCACAGCGCGGGCCTGCATGCCGGACGCAACCGCGCCCGCATCGTGGCCCTGTACTGGGCGCTGCTGTTCGGCTCGCAGTGGGCGGGCAGCCTGCTGTCCATGGCGCTGGGGCTGCTGTTGCCGCCGGACATCGCCCACATCCAGGTGCTTTCGCTGGCGGCGGTGTGCGCCATCATTTCCATCATGCTGGTGGTACGGCCCGACCCGGCCACCTACATGGGTTGGCGGCTGCCCGGACACGTACCCGACAACGACGCTGACGAGCCGGTTTGCGCTATCGATGATGCCGAATGCGACGACGATGCCGCCCTGCGGACCATCCTTTCGGACCTGTCCGGCAACAGGGAGCACCCGGCACCGGAGATGCCCCCCCGCATGACGACGGACGCTGCGCCGTCCGCGACCGCCGCGCCCAACCCCATCGCCCAGGACGCGGCCACCGCGCAGGATGCACCGATCGGACATGCCGCGCCAACCTCCCCGATCGACCCGACCGACCAGATCGACCAGATCGACCCGGCGCCCCGGACAGCCCCCTCGCCCCCGTCGCACCGGATGGCCGCCAGTACCTGGCGTACCCCCGCACCGGTCGGTGCGGACGGCGCGGAATTGTCCATGCCCGAAAGCTTCGGCCTGCATGGCGTGGAGGCCACCACCGTGGCGACCGTATCCGTAACGCAGGGCACATCAGGCGCACCGGGCACATCGGGCGCACCGGGCGCATCGGGCGCATCGGTCGCATCGGGCGCACCGGGCGCATCGGTCGCATCGGGCGCACCGGGCGCGGCCCCGCGCACCTATCCGTCGGCCCCGCCCCCCGCCTGCCTGGCCGATTCGCTGCGCCGCATGGGCCTTACCCGCCAGCAGGTGGCGGTCACCCTGTTGCTGGCAGACCGGCACAGCGGGCCGGAAATCTGCGACAGGCTGAACATCTCGTACAACACCCTCAAGACGCATGTGCGCAACATTTACCGTCAGCTCGGCGTGGCCAACCAGCAGGAATTGCGCAGCGCGGTCACCCGGTTCGACCCGGCCCGCCCTTCCGCGTGACAGCATGACCGCAAACCCGCATGACTGACGGCCCGTTGCGGACATGACGCTGCGAACCGCCCCCTCACCCCGTGCATCGGTTCCGCAAGCGCGCATGGCGCGTTTCACCATGGGGTGAGCCCGCCCATGCCGCCACTCCCCAGAAAAATCACCCGAAATATCACCCGTAATTCCGGTATCAGGTGATTGTTTTTTTTCTTTCGCCAGATATGCTGGCGATACCGTTGGCTTTCC
It contains:
- a CDS encoding helix-turn-helix transcriptional regulator, whose translation is MPFPTDRQPLRSAVMLLRGGVGLGVTIACVWYLMRAGLLRAHLPQALALPESSGEWVMPMAIATMLACARCVALLPHAVRLSRVHDAALAALWLPLLGMAPGIGLHGTAIEVVTGTLAVAGAVLLFHGWGVRLAALSGLDAALCFAMATFVAESVLAVSLSGLDDTTTWLVLGAGLPVLSRLLLGNITLPESTDDREPAPLRPLPAALLAALFLASAACGLFYQLLEQLPPENDATVMASSVVFCGVALCAAILLRIYPSLAPRHLFRLALPLLGLGFATLMLLGQRMPRVPMFIQLSGSALLDVFMYSSLLHSAGLHAGRNRARIVALYWALLFGSQWAGSLLSMALGLLLPPDIAHIQVLSLAAVCAIISIMLVVRPDPATYMGWRLPGHVPDNDADEPVCAIDDAECDDDAALRTILSDLSGNREHPAPEMPPRMTTDAAPSATAAPNPIAQDAATAQDAPIGHAAPTSPIDPTDQIDQIDPAPRTAPSPPSHRMAASTWRTPAPVGADGAELSMPESFGLHGVEATTVATVSVTQGTSGAPGTSGAPGASGASVASGAPGASVASGAPGAAPRTYPSAPPPACLADSLRRMGLTRQQVAVTLLLADRHSGPEICDRLNISYNTLKTHVRNIYRQLGVANQQELRSAVTRFDPARPSA
- a CDS encoding Hpt domain-containing protein is translated as MPKAREGGATPSPNRRKQPDQAHADAAVPGTDTGHPHVLVCDGRSPVREALAAQVVLLLPGARLHAGSPKDAPEALAASGATGMPAPPPRLVMQLAGAGAAVPSGWEDAPVAVVRPRDVDGEEGAPAAVQPHGAETSGSALASGYVDLADVALALARCGQLRRVAEPGVPPGQRLSGEALVAAMPEMLRPLLPGVWRTAQALIGQADDALDAQDMTLLARVAHTVRGMAGNYAMPEWAACAAALECAARSSDISASADALAWLRAALSALSAILGLPALPELPDMPGQSGQSGQSGQSGQSGQSGHSGKSS
- a CDS encoding response regulator — protein: MSKTVVLVEDLDIVREGLKALLGAYPAFTIVGEAPDGIQALKIVEKHMPDIVLMDLTLPLMDGTEAIREIKRRCERTKVLALTAHKKDSLIYRTLSAGADGYVLKNVSSDILVQAMETVLSGRRYISPEISELLIEDFLRHGRRESGSLLDLLSDREKQVLKLVAEGHGNKMIADKLCISHKTVEKHKANLKRKLGADSTAELVSFAIEHGLTVTP